The Helicobacter ganmani genome includes the window ATTCTTTAAGTATTTCATCGTGAGATTGTCCATCATCAATTTAGAAAATCCATAAACATTTTCTGGAATCTCTCCGCTACCGATACTATTAGGCGCAGGGCTATTGCCATAAACGCCCGCACTTGAAGCATAAATCATACTTGCATTGCTACGCACGCACAAGTCCAACAAATCCTTATATGCATTCACATTTGCGCGCAAAATCGCCTCTTGATTCATCACTGTGGTATCCGAAATAGCCGCTTGATGAAAAATATAATCAAATTTGCGTTTCTCCAATCTTGCCAAATCCTCTTTATCGGTAATATCCCCTACAATCACCTCGCCCTTAAAATCAAGTAGATTCTTAAAATGTCCTAGAGATTTTAGATTTCCGTTGCTAAACTTCGTTTCGCTTCTAAAGCTATCCAATACCACCACTTCCGCGTCTTTATGGTGCTTTTGAAAATAAAGTGCGAGATTAGAGCCAATAAATCCTGCACCCCCTGTAATCAAAATGCGTTTCCCTTTCAAAGAATCATCAATGTATTGCATATTTTTCTCCCTTTAAAGATTTAGCTTTATTGTAGCAAAATTCTCTGCATTTTAGAGTTTATGCTATAATTTTATTTTGATTCTTTGATTCTCATAAATTGGAATTATTTTATTATGTTAAAAAATATTCAAACGATGAAAGATTTTGTAATAAACGAAATTGATGCTTTGCCACCATTGCCTCAAACAATTCTTGAATTGCAAAGGATTTGCGCTCAAGAACATTCAAGCATCAAGCAAGTTGCTAATGTGATTGAGCAAGACCCTTTTTTGACAATGGATTTAATCAAAAGCGCAAATTCTCCTCTTTATGGTTATCATCGTAAAATTAACTCCATTTTACAAGCCGTTTCCCTCTTTGGAATCTCAACTGCCAAAGGCTTGGCGATTGCAAGTGCAATCAAAGCAAAATTTGTGATAAATTTAACACCTTACAACATAGAAGTTAGTCAATTTGTAGATACTTCCAATATCAAAAATGCTTTTTTATGTAGGTGGCAACAAAAAAATATCCATTTGCTTGAGATTTTAGTTCCCTGCGCACTTGTAATGCACATTGGTATGGTGATTATTTCAAACTGCTTAAAGCAATCAGGAAAGCAAGAAGAATTTATGCAGAACATTAATTCCCATCAATTTTTAGAAATTGAACAAAATTTGCTCGGCTACAACCAGTTTGAAGTGCTAGAGCATTTATTTGAACATTGGAACTTTGAAGAAACAATGGTGCAAGTGGTACATTATTTAAATAGCCCTACTTTACCAAAAGAGCTACAAATTTATATTTATCCCCTAAGAGTGTTGAATGCCTTAATAAATCCCTATGAAATCGCAAGTGAAGCGCAAATTTTGGAAGCAAGAAA containing:
- the rfaD gene encoding ADP-glyceromanno-heptose 6-epimerase, coding for MQYIDDSLKGKRILITGGAGFIGSNLALYFQKHHKDAEVVVLDSFRSETKFSNGNLKSLGHFKNLLDFKGEVIVGDITDKEDLARLEKRKFDYIFHQAAISDTTVMNQEAILRANVNAYKDLLDLCVRSNASMIYASSAGVYGNSPAPNSIGSGEIPENVYGFSKLMMDNLTMKYLKNFPLLNIVGLRYFNVYGENEVYKGKTASMILQLGLQALKSKKVRLFKMGEQKRDFVYIQDVIAANVKAIHAKKSGIYNVGSGKARSYNDIIQCLKTNLGDFEVEYIENPYKFFQTHTEANIVLTKKFLDYEPRFSLEVGIKNYLSQIKAIHNANLWEEVLGN
- a CDS encoding HDOD domain-containing protein — translated: MLKNIQTMKDFVINEIDALPPLPQTILELQRICAQEHSSIKQVANVIEQDPFLTMDLIKSANSPLYGYHRKINSILQAVSLFGISTAKGLAIASAIKAKFVINLTPYNIEVSQFVDTSNIKNAFLCRWQQKNIHLLEILVPCALVMHIGMVIISNCLKQSGKQEEFMQNINSHQFLEIEQNLLGYNQFEVLEHLFEHWNFEETMVQVVHYLNSPTLPKELQIYIYPLRVLNALINPYEIASEAQILEARNLVQQYQLDLASFDTTLEDMRLNPAPTLPEEDYPLVDE